One region of Chlorobiota bacterium genomic DNA includes:
- a CDS encoding choice-of-anchor D domain-containing protein has translation MQRKLLRPWRRIGWMLAAVMALFAGGTQTAKSTFASNYYYQVGTGAPTDMTADTTLTMDGSGSLNIDDGYSKVIDIGFTFKLDGTSYTQFRAGVNGMMGLGNNGTVSINSTFSNNLGSTTNNPVIAAWWDDQHMTLNASSTSTSKISYIVTGTAPNRVLTVQWRVGAYPSGTSVVPYEYQVRLYERTDMIDFVYINMPTVTSRSASIGATKSGTTNNIRWVPPTAQGAGLSLTIGGDPANINLLAGANPQHLLPANTIYRFVPCDPNIAITGNIAQGGTAAMANGDSLLKGLMVQRGSSGAFQPLSITLGLGDYPACASRVYTYTISGTNAADYSITPSTGTIASGQTLTPTINFTPSALGIRTATLVVTDNNGFSRSYTLVAQGTTRVGYTGDLAEGGTAAMASGDTLMKGIKVDRLFFEDFTPFTVANTNSNTNSGFLTTVTITDPTGQYRLVHPNTLQLVTSYSRTLNGTESYTPVIRFSPLGVGYQPATIQVTTEDGTRTYTLYAFSRAAGADFYVGADKIGPNTEFFKKDYLCAGEYAVTIPITVKNVGEGTFRIFSVMGAYEMDTTYGQGVPKYPLERDQFWNPISTVDYFITTDPGVAPRPLNFFPQYPLETPEAGTSTFYLTFVPQLPGKRFTRMFINTNAANFTGVDPDGVTRDGLLVLELFGRGLGSRPTDIADGTTLPKPVTMPSAMIGASSEKTVTIYNTGACDLRIDRKKFHITSGDKNEFKILEAFANVTVDQNSDTWVLAPGDSSQVKFMFTPSRTGTRRVAIWMQTNDSTILVPGLTERGAYYWDVTGVGSAGLEARGAVFPPAVIGGSVADQSTASAMVENTTRELVYITKMEITGPDAVEFTMNTANPWPSVPFAVMPGAAMHFSVVHTPAPASQPGPRTATLELTLSTGDVVRLNLSGEAGTRTLTVSPASLFDNVTIPVGKIARQTVMITNNGTIPLKLGTTTISGPTSTDYTLGRIPRTTLAPGQTEYLEVTYRPLNKGTSSATLTIASNATNGAQTVALGGTATKLEPVTGQDAGTSGVEDAEFSYGMKLWQNVPNPGHDRVEIAYELRQSGEVALALYDANGKQISVLQSGISEAGVHRVTVDVRGLASGLYHYRLTVNGQTLARTMTIQR, from the coding sequence ATGCAACGGAAACTACTACGGCCATGGCGGCGCATCGGCTGGATGCTGGCTGCTGTAATGGCACTTTTTGCGGGGGGAACGCAGACGGCGAAAAGCACGTTTGCAAGCAACTACTACTACCAGGTCGGAACAGGTGCCCCAACCGACATGACAGCCGACACCACCCTTACCATGGATGGTAGCGGATCGTTGAACATTGATGATGGCTACTCAAAGGTTATAGATATCGGGTTCACCTTCAAGTTGGATGGAACCAGCTACACCCAGTTCAGAGCCGGGGTGAATGGGATGATGGGGCTTGGCAACAACGGAACGGTGAGTATCAACTCCACGTTTAGCAATAATCTGGGGAGCACAACCAACAACCCTGTTATTGCTGCTTGGTGGGATGACCAACACATGACGCTCAATGCCTCCAGCACCTCCACCTCAAAAATCTCCTACATTGTGACCGGCACTGCCCCTAACCGGGTGCTCACCGTCCAGTGGCGAGTTGGGGCATATCCAAGCGGAACTTCCGTTGTTCCGTATGAATATCAAGTACGCTTGTATGAGCGGACGGATATGATTGACTTCGTTTACATCAATATGCCCACCGTTACTTCCCGTAGTGCTTCTATTGGAGCCACAAAGAGCGGGACAACTAATAACATCCGGTGGGTTCCCCCAACGGCTCAGGGTGCCGGACTATCGCTAACTATCGGGGGCGATCCTGCTAATATCAATCTGCTTGCTGGTGCGAATCCGCAGCACTTGCTTCCTGCAAATACCATCTATCGTTTCGTGCCATGCGATCCGAACATTGCTATTACTGGCAACATAGCGCAGGGGGGGACGGCAGCAATGGCAAATGGCGATAGCTTGCTGAAGGGGCTTATGGTCCAGCGGGGGAGCAGCGGAGCTTTTCAGCCACTGAGCATTACGCTTGGGCTGGGTGATTATCCGGCGTGTGCAAGCCGGGTGTACACCTATACGATTTCGGGGACCAACGCTGCTGATTACTCCATCACTCCATCAACAGGGACCATTGCCAGTGGCCAAACCTTAACGCCAACGATCAATTTTACCCCAAGTGCGTTGGGCATCCGCACCGCTACGCTGGTGGTGACGGACAACAACGGGTTCTCGCGCAGCTACACATTGGTTGCCCAGGGAACCACCCGCGTTGGCTACACCGGCGATCTTGCCGAGGGGGGGACCGCGGCAATGGCAAGTGGCGACACGTTGATGAAAGGGATCAAGGTTGACCGCTTATTCTTCGAGGATTTCACGCCGTTCACGGTTGCGAACACCAACAGCAACACCAACTCGGGATTCCTCACAACCGTGACGATCACCGACCCAACCGGGCAGTATCGGCTTGTCCACCCCAACACCTTGCAGCTGGTAACCAGCTACTCCAGGACCTTAAATGGGACGGAAAGCTATACCCCGGTTATTCGCTTCTCACCGTTGGGCGTTGGTTATCAGCCAGCAACGATACAGGTGACGACCGAGGACGGAACCCGCACCTACACGCTGTACGCCTTCTCGCGTGCGGCCGGTGCTGACTTCTACGTTGGTGCCGACAAAATTGGCCCGAACACGGAGTTCTTCAAGAAGGATTACCTCTGCGCTGGTGAGTACGCCGTGACGATTCCGATCACCGTCAAGAACGTGGGGGAAGGGACCTTCCGCATCTTCAGTGTCATGGGTGCTTATGAAATGGACACGACCTACGGGCAAGGGGTGCCGAAGTATCCGCTGGAACGGGATCAATTCTGGAACCCAATCTCCACGGTGGATTACTTCATCACCACCGACCCCGGCGTTGCGCCGCGCCCGTTGAACTTCTTCCCGCAATACCCGCTGGAGACGCCAGAGGCCGGAACCAGCACCTTCTATCTGACCTTTGTTCCGCAACTGCCGGGCAAGCGGTTCACGAGGATGTTCATCAACACGAACGCCGCAAACTTCACGGGGGTTGACCCAGACGGAGTTACCCGTGATGGACTGTTGGTGCTGGAGCTGTTCGGGCGTGGGCTTGGTTCCCGCCCAACCGATATTGCCGACGGCACAACCCTGCCGAAGCCGGTCACGATGCCATCGGCGATGATTGGAGCTTCGTCGGAGAAGACGGTGACCATCTACAACACCGGCGCGTGCGACCTTCGGATTGACCGGAAGAAATTCCACATCACCAGTGGCGACAAGAACGAATTCAAGATTCTGGAGGCATTTGCCAACGTCACGGTGGACCAGAACAGCGACACGTGGGTGCTGGCACCGGGGGATTCATCACAAGTGAAGTTTATGTTCACGCCATCGCGCACGGGAACGCGCCGCGTCGCGATCTGGATGCAAACGAACGACTCGACGATTCTTGTTCCGGGGCTTACCGAGCGTGGTGCCTACTACTGGGATGTCACGGGGGTTGGCTCGGCAGGATTGGAAGCCCGTGGCGCAGTGTTCCCGCCAGCGGTAATTGGCGGCTCCGTTGCTGACCAATCAACCGCCAGCGCAATGGTGGAGAACACCACGCGCGAGCTGGTGTATATCACCAAGATGGAGATTACCGGCCCGGATGCCGTCGAGTTCACGATGAACACCGCCAACCCGTGGCCCTCCGTTCCATTTGCGGTGATGCCAGGCGCGGCAATGCATTTCTCGGTTGTTCACACGCCAGCACCGGCCAGCCAGCCGGGGCCGCGGACGGCAACGCTGGAGCTAACGCTGAGCACAGGGGATGTTGTTCGCTTGAATTTGAGCGGCGAAGCCGGAACACGGACGCTAACGGTTAGCCCTGCTTCGCTGTTCGACAACGTGACGATTCCTGTTGGGAAGATTGCGCGGCAAACGGTGATGATTACGAACAACGGCACAATCCCGCTGAAGCTGGGAACCACGACCATCAGCGGCCCAACCTCAACCGACTACACGTTAGGCCGGATTCCACGGACCACCCTGGCTCCCGGGCAGACGGAATATCTAGAAGTAACCTACCGCCCGCTGAACAAGGGAACCAGCAGCGCAACGCTGACCATTGCCAGCAACGCCACCAACGGCGCGCAGACGGTGGCACTTGGCGGCACAGCCACCAAGCTGGAACCGGTGACCGGCCAGGACGCAGGCACAAGCGGGGTGGAAGATGCGGAGTTCAGCTACGGGATGAAGCTGTGGCAGAACGTGCCAAACCCTGGCCACGACCGTGTGGAGATCGCGTATGAACTGCGCCAGAGCGGTGAAGTGGCATTGGCGTTGTACGATGCCAATGGCAAGCAGATCAGCGTGCTGCAAAGCGGCATCAGCGAAGCGGGTGTGCATCGGGTCACGGTGGATGTTCGCGGATTGGCCAGCGGGTTGTATCACTACCGCCTAACGGTCAACGGCCAAACGCTGGCCCGCACAATGACGATTCAGCGATAA
- the tal gene encoding transaldolase, with amino-acid sequence MNPLQQLLEQGQSIWYDFISRQFIANGTMQQLVDQGVRGMTSNPTIFEKAIAGGSDYDEQIQQLSNAGNTTSEIALQLFMTDVRRACDVMRPIYDASNGADGFISLEVSPTLANDTEGTITEAERIWREVDRPNVMIKIPATPEGIPAVRRCIAAGININITLMFSLQQYRAVAEAYIGGLEDRLAAGGAIAGIASVASVFVSRIDSLIDGLLGKIGTPEATALQGKAAVANTKLTYQIFKTMFSGERWERLAQHGAQLQRPLWASTSVKNPAYPDLLYVDTLIGPWTVNTVPPETLVAIMDHATVQPTIETGIEEAEATLRQLTEVGIDMPNVMDQLLNEGVEKFTASFGSLFAKIEAKR; translated from the coding sequence ATGAACCCACTTCAGCAGCTTCTTGAGCAGGGCCAGTCTATCTGGTATGATTTTATCAGCCGCCAGTTTATCGCCAACGGAACCATGCAGCAGCTGGTTGACCAGGGCGTGCGTGGCATGACCAGCAACCCCACCATCTTCGAAAAAGCAATCGCCGGCGGAAGCGATTATGATGAACAGATCCAGCAACTCAGCAACGCAGGGAACACAACCAGCGAGATTGCCCTGCAGCTGTTTATGACCGACGTCCGCCGCGCCTGCGACGTGATGCGCCCAATCTACGATGCCAGCAACGGAGCCGATGGCTTCATCTCCCTTGAAGTCAGCCCAACGCTGGCCAACGACACCGAAGGAACCATCACCGAGGCCGAACGGATTTGGCGCGAGGTGGACCGCCCCAACGTGATGATTAAAATCCCCGCCACCCCAGAAGGAATCCCGGCAGTCCGCCGCTGCATTGCCGCCGGGATCAACATCAACATCACCCTGATGTTCTCGCTGCAGCAGTACCGGGCCGTTGCCGAGGCGTACATTGGTGGATTGGAGGACCGTTTGGCGGCTGGCGGCGCGATTGCCGGGATTGCCTCGGTCGCCAGCGTCTTCGTCAGCCGGATTGATTCGCTGATTGATGGCTTGCTTGGCAAGATCGGAACCCCAGAAGCCACCGCGCTGCAAGGGAAAGCAGCGGTTGCCAACACAAAGCTCACTTACCAAATCTTCAAAACAATGTTCAGCGGGGAACGGTGGGAACGGCTTGCCCAGCACGGTGCGCAGCTGCAACGCCCGCTTTGGGCCAGCACCTCGGTGAAAAACCCTGCCTACCCGGACCTGCTGTACGTTGACACCTTGATTGGCCCATGGACGGTGAACACCGTTCCGCCGGAGACGTTGGTGGCAATCATGGACCATGCCACGGTCCAGCCAACCATTGAAACAGGAATCGAGGAGGCCGAAGCAACCTTGCGCCAGCTTACCGAAGTCGGGATTGATATGCCAAACGTGATGGATCAGCTGCTGAACGAAGGGGTGGAAAAATTCACCGCATCGTTCGGCTCGCTCTTTGCCAAGATCGAAGCAAAACGGTGA
- a CDS encoding HNH endonuclease gives MGNKVLVLNQNYEPLSVCNVQKAVVLLWLGKAELIAARPDRNLRTIRSRYPYPSVVRLNVYVHIPFKKVELTRKNILRRDHFRCAYCARPTPPLTIDHIMPKSRGGGDTWENLVCACVRCNNRKGDRTPDEAGMRLLFRPFRPNHVTFIQNVVGTVDREWEPYLFMR, from the coding sequence CTGGGCAACAAGGTGCTGGTTCTGAACCAGAACTACGAGCCGCTCAGCGTCTGCAATGTCCAGAAAGCCGTGGTGCTGCTCTGGCTTGGCAAAGCCGAGTTGATTGCTGCCCGCCCCGACCGAAACCTGCGAACCATCCGTTCCCGCTATCCCTATCCCAGCGTTGTGCGGCTTAATGTGTACGTCCACATTCCGTTCAAAAAAGTGGAGCTAACGCGGAAGAACATCCTGCGCCGCGACCACTTCCGTTGCGCTTACTGCGCCCGCCCAACCCCTCCGCTGACCATTGACCATATCATGCCAAAGTCACGCGGGGGTGGCGATACATGGGAGAATTTGGTGTGCGCCTGCGTGCGGTGCAACAATCGCAAAGGGGACCGCACGCCGGACGAAGCGGGGATGCGCTTGCTGTTCCGTCCGTTCCGCCCAAACCACGTCACCTTTATCCAGAACGTGGTGGGAACGGTTGACAGGGAATGGGAGCCATACCTGTTTATGCGCTGA
- a CDS encoding dehydrogenase E1 component subunit alpha/beta encodes MKFDRTNHSDESLLHLYEAILLPRMIEEKMLILLRQGRISKWFSGIGQEAISVGMTQAIRHGDYILPLHRNLGVFTGRQMPLDRLFRQWQGKADGYTKGRDRSFHFGTPDHRVIGMISHLGAMLGVADGIALASNLDREETIAVVFSGDGGASEGDFHEAINVAAVWELPVIFLVENNGYGLSTPSRNQFRFKQFIDKAIGYGIEGVQVDGNNVLEVYDAVAAIAAKMRTDRKPVILEGLTFRMRGHEEASGTAYVPKELFEEWELKDPVKNYEAFLLSSGLLTEERIREIRKRLKDQIEAGVDAMLDAPDPVPNPSTELADVYAPGSPAPVDPERKVFSEKRLVDAVSDALRQGMERDPKLVIMGQDIAEYGGVFKVTEGFVEKFGAERVRNTPLCESAIVGAGLGLSIGGRASVVEMQFSDFVTCGFNQIVNNLAKTHYRWGQPVNVTVRMPTGAGVGAGPFHSQSTEAWFTHVPGLKVAYPATPFDAKGLLTAALAEPNPVMFFEHKLLYRSIKGMVPDDYYTLPFGQARVARVGARLTLVTYGLGVHWATALADELPDADIEVIDLRTLIPWDQDAVFQSVQKTGRCLVLHEDTLTGGFGGEIAATISEKMFHWLDAPVVRVGSMDTPVPFNRGLEEQFFAKHQLRNKVMEVLAY; translated from the coding sequence ATGAAGTTCGACCGCACCAACCATTCCGACGAATCCCTTCTGCACCTGTACGAAGCAATCTTGCTGCCACGCATGATTGAGGAGAAGATGCTGATCCTGCTGCGGCAAGGGCGCATCAGCAAATGGTTTTCGGGGATTGGGCAGGAGGCTATCTCCGTTGGAATGACCCAAGCAATCCGCCACGGCGATTACATCCTTCCGCTCCATCGCAATCTGGGCGTGTTCACCGGGCGGCAGATGCCCCTTGACCGCCTGTTCCGCCAGTGGCAGGGGAAGGCCGACGGCTACACCAAAGGGCGCGACCGCAGCTTCCACTTCGGAACGCCGGACCACCGCGTTATCGGGATGATCTCACACCTCGGCGCGATGCTTGGCGTGGCCGATGGGATCGCGCTTGCCAGCAATTTGGACCGCGAGGAGACGATTGCCGTGGTCTTCAGCGGCGACGGCGGCGCAAGCGAAGGGGATTTCCACGAGGCAATCAACGTTGCGGCGGTGTGGGAGCTTCCGGTGATCTTTCTTGTTGAGAACAACGGCTACGGGCTTAGCACGCCATCGCGCAACCAGTTCCGCTTCAAACAGTTCATTGATAAAGCCATTGGCTACGGAATCGAAGGGGTGCAGGTGGATGGGAATAACGTGCTGGAAGTCTATGATGCCGTTGCCGCCATTGCCGCAAAAATGCGCACCGACCGCAAGCCGGTGATCCTTGAGGGGCTTACCTTCCGAATGCGCGGCCACGAAGAAGCATCCGGCACCGCTTACGTCCCAAAGGAGCTGTTCGAGGAGTGGGAGCTGAAGGACCCGGTGAAGAACTACGAGGCGTTCCTCCTTTCCAGCGGATTGCTGACCGAGGAGCGGATCCGCGAAATCCGCAAGCGGCTGAAGGACCAGATCGAAGCTGGCGTTGATGCCATGCTTGACGCACCGGACCCGGTCCCGAACCCATCAACCGAACTGGCCGATGTCTATGCCCCGGGAAGCCCTGCGCCGGTTGATCCGGAGCGGAAAGTCTTCAGCGAAAAACGGCTGGTGGATGCCGTCAGCGACGCGCTTCGCCAGGGGATGGAGCGGGACCCAAAGCTGGTAATCATGGGCCAAGACATTGCCGAGTACGGCGGCGTGTTCAAGGTGACGGAAGGGTTTGTGGAGAAGTTCGGGGCCGAGCGTGTGCGGAACACTCCGCTCTGCGAGTCGGCAATTGTTGGGGCGGGGCTTGGGCTTTCCATTGGCGGAAGGGCCTCGGTGGTGGAGATGCAGTTCTCCGATTTCGTCACCTGCGGGTTCAATCAAATCGTCAACAATCTTGCCAAAACCCACTACCGCTGGGGGCAGCCGGTGAACGTCACCGTGCGGATGCCAACCGGCGCAGGCGTTGGCGCGGGGCCCTTCCACTCGCAAAGCACCGAGGCCTGGTTCACCCACGTTCCTGGCTTGAAAGTGGCGTACCCCGCCACCCCGTTCGATGCCAAAGGATTGCTGACCGCCGCCCTTGCCGAGCCAAACCCTGTGATGTTTTTTGAGCACAAACTGCTCTACCGAAGCATCAAAGGGATGGTTCCCGACGACTACTACACGCTGCCGTTTGGCCAAGCACGTGTGGCCCGCGTGGGGGCGCGGCTCACCCTTGTCACCTACGGATTGGGGGTCCACTGGGCAACCGCCCTGGCCGATGAACTTCCCGATGCGGACATTGAGGTGATTGACTTACGGACGCTGATCCCGTGGGATCAAGATGCCGTCTTTCAGTCGGTCCAGAAAACCGGGCGATGCTTGGTGCTGCATGAGGACACGTTGACCGGAGGGTTCGGCGGAGAGATTGCCGCAACGATTTCCGAAAAGATGTTCCACTGGCTGGACGCGCCGGTGGTGCGGGTCGGCTCGATGGACACCCCCGTCCCATTTAATCGCGGGCTGGAAGAGCAGTTCTTTGCCAAACACCAACTCCGCAACAAGGTGATGGAGGTTCTGGCGTATTAG
- a CDS encoding glycosyltransferase family 9 protein — MPSVVGQALQRVGAFLKPVERANRAFLRSVSRWVWRNRPLQERLDPAAVRRVLFLRHDVLGDMLTTMPMFRLLKQLNPQIQIHVVASPSNRVLIEHDPNVDAVILMPRGFWPMVKAIRTARRSRYDVVLACIFGKGTNTGMLANLMGGRFAIKATVNRDPRYHAYFNVQSDRAAQIRSMWEKMLMLVADTFNIPDSIEAIQPYVAIPEASALAAQQRLAELGLQGEQILAVNLSTARERNRWPIERFHELLREVLVRYPTLRLLLLATPNDTKSADQLQQLLQDERVTAYPRTNDVMEVIAVIKQSWMAFTPDTGIIHMASAVGTPVVGLYVGGRAAAEWRPFGVPYRVVVSVDSLPVGTIPTERALEGLEELIVEVAERNQPVQQ; from the coding sequence ATGCCTAGCGTGGTGGGGCAAGCATTGCAGCGTGTGGGCGCGTTCCTGAAACCAGTGGAGCGCGCCAACCGTGCGTTCCTGCGCAGCGTAAGCCGCTGGGTTTGGCGGAACCGCCCTTTGCAGGAACGGCTGGACCCGGCCGCGGTGCGTCGGGTCCTGTTCCTTCGCCACGACGTGCTTGGCGATATGCTTACCACCATGCCGATGTTCCGGCTGCTGAAGCAACTGAACCCGCAGATCCAAATCCACGTGGTGGCCTCGCCAAGCAACCGCGTGCTGATTGAGCACGACCCGAACGTTGATGCGGTGATCCTGATGCCACGCGGGTTTTGGCCAATGGTGAAGGCGATTCGCACGGCGCGAAGAAGCCGGTACGACGTTGTGCTGGCGTGCATTTTTGGGAAAGGAACCAACACCGGAATGCTGGCAAACCTGATGGGGGGAAGGTTCGCCATCAAAGCCACCGTGAACCGCGACCCACGCTACCACGCCTACTTCAACGTGCAGTCGGACCGTGCGGCCCAGATACGGAGCATGTGGGAGAAGATGTTGATGCTGGTGGCCGACACCTTCAACATCCCTGATTCGATTGAGGCAATCCAGCCGTACGTTGCCATCCCTGAGGCTTCCGCGCTGGCGGCGCAGCAACGGCTTGCCGAGCTTGGGTTGCAGGGGGAGCAGATATTGGCGGTGAATCTTTCAACCGCACGGGAACGGAATCGTTGGCCGATTGAGCGGTTCCATGAGCTGCTGCGCGAGGTTCTGGTTCGTTATCCCACCCTACGGTTGCTGCTGCTGGCCACCCCGAACGACACCAAAAGCGCGGACCAATTGCAGCAACTGCTTCAGGATGAACGGGTTACGGCCTACCCCCGCACCAACGATGTGATGGAGGTGATCGCAGTAATCAAACAAAGTTGGATGGCTTTCACCCCCGACACCGGAATCATCCACATGGCCTCGGCAGTTGGAACGCCGGTGGTGGGGCTGTACGTTGGTGGCCGGGCCGCGGCAGAATGGCGGCCGTTTGGGGTCCCGTACCGCGTGGTTGTTTCCGTGGACTCACTCCCGGTTGGGACCATCCCCACGGAACGTGCGCTGGAAGGCTTAGAAGAGTTGATTGTGGAAGTGGCGGAAAGGAACCAGCCCGTCCAGCAGTAA
- a CDS encoding tyrosine--tRNA ligase, translating to MSNTPFPPLNEQMDLIRRGAQEIIPEEELAAKIERAISTNKPLKVKLGCDPSRPDLHLGHVVVLQKMRDFQDLGHQAILIIGDFTAMIGDPSGRSKTRPALTLEETRQNGRTYFDQATKVLSGKRLQMVYNSEWLGGMSFADVIALSAKYTVSQMLEREDFHKRFNEEVPISLHEFLYPLAQAMDSVAIKSDVELGGTDQKFNLLVGRDLQRSYGVEPQAIITCALLVGTDGKEKMSKSYDNYIALNDFPNDMYGKILSIPDELIATYFKYTAFYSNQQVEEISAGLADGTLHPRDTKRLLARQVVARYTSEKTAQKAEEEFDRIFIQKAAPEQMESFTLTDSMTVVDVMVAAGLAPSKGEARRLIQGGGVSIDGNKIGDQNAACDVAGEAVLKVGKRRFVRLVRSAGNGEHA from the coding sequence ATGTCAAATACACCATTCCCGCCGCTGAACGAGCAGATGGACCTGATCCGCAGGGGGGCTCAGGAGATTATCCCCGAGGAGGAGCTGGCCGCGAAGATTGAGCGGGCAATCAGCACCAACAAGCCGCTGAAGGTGAAGTTGGGCTGCGACCCTTCCCGTCCCGATCTCCATCTTGGCCACGTTGTTGTGCTGCAGAAAATGCGCGACTTCCAGGACCTGGGGCATCAAGCAATCCTGATTATCGGCGATTTCACCGCCATGATTGGCGACCCATCGGGACGCAGCAAAACACGCCCCGCGCTAACCCTTGAGGAAACCCGCCAAAACGGGCGAACCTACTTCGACCAAGCCACCAAAGTCCTTTCCGGCAAACGCTTGCAGATGGTCTATAACTCCGAATGGCTTGGCGGAATGAGCTTTGCCGACGTGATTGCCTTGTCGGCCAAATACACCGTTAGCCAGATGCTGGAACGGGAGGATTTCCACAAACGCTTCAACGAGGAAGTCCCCATCTCCCTCCATGAGTTCCTCTATCCATTAGCCCAGGCGATGGACTCGGTGGCGATTAAATCCGACGTTGAGCTTGGCGGGACCGACCAGAAATTCAACCTTCTGGTGGGGCGCGATCTTCAACGCTCCTACGGGGTGGAGCCGCAGGCAATTATCACCTGCGCGCTGCTGGTGGGGACCGATGGAAAGGAGAAAATGTCGAAGTCCTACGACAACTACATTGCCCTGAACGACTTCCCGAACGACATGTACGGGAAAATCCTTTCCATCCCCGACGAGCTGATCGCAACCTACTTCAAATACACGGCCTTCTACAGCAACCAGCAAGTGGAGGAAATCAGCGCAGGGCTTGCCGATGGCACGCTTCACCCGCGCGACACCAAACGCCTGCTTGCACGCCAGGTTGTTGCCCGCTACACCAGCGAAAAAACTGCCCAAAAAGCCGAAGAGGAGTTCGACCGAATCTTCATCCAAAAGGCCGCGCCGGAGCAGATGGAGTCGTTCACCCTCACCGATTCCATGACGGTGGTGGATGTGATGGTTGCTGCCGGGCTTGCCCCTTCAAAAGGTGAGGCGCGACGGCTGATTCAAGGGGGCGGGGTCTCGATTGATGGAAATAAAATCGGCGACCAGAACGCCGCCTGCGACGTTGCCGGCGAAGCGGTGCTGAAGGTTGGGAAACGGCGGTTTGTTCGGTTGGTGAGGAGTGCTGGAAACGGGGAACATGCCTAG
- a CDS encoding Fic family protein, translating into MKVEDFISGTWRQQYQYKSFLPTLVNQPWNWDDPTINVLLEQATKALGELNAFSLIVPDVDLFLKMHVLKEAQTSSRIEGTQTGIDEVLLPEEQIEPSRRGDWREVHNYIDAMNDAVDALVSLPLSNRLLRQTHTTLMRGVRGEHKQPGEFRTSQNWIGGSNISDAVFIPPHHTDLPDLMSDLEAFWHNSAITVPHLIRIAISHYQFETIHPFLDGNGRIGRLLITLYLISHGFLAKPSLYLSDFFERNRTNYYDALMRARTANDLQHWIRFFLNGVAETAAKARDTFQQILQLRTEVEQKIMGLGARSVNAQRMLHVLYRYPVIRASAIEQELELSQPTVGGLLRKFQDLGILEELTGGMRYRLYAFREYIRLF; encoded by the coding sequence ATGAAGGTCGAAGACTTTATTTCTGGGACGTGGCGGCAGCAATATCAATACAAGAGCTTCTTGCCGACGCTTGTGAATCAGCCGTGGAATTGGGATGACCCCACAATCAATGTGCTGCTGGAACAAGCAACAAAAGCATTAGGGGAGCTTAACGCGTTCTCCTTAATCGTTCCTGATGTTGACCTCTTCCTTAAGATGCACGTGCTAAAAGAAGCACAAACTTCCAGCCGGATTGAAGGAACGCAAACAGGGATTGATGAAGTTTTGCTGCCCGAAGAGCAGATTGAACCGAGCCGTCGTGGCGATTGGCGCGAGGTTCATAACTACATAGATGCCATGAACGATGCGGTTGACGCATTGGTATCGTTACCCTTGTCCAATCGCCTTCTTCGGCAAACCCATACTACGCTGATGCGTGGAGTGCGTGGCGAGCATAAGCAACCAGGCGAATTTCGTACCAGTCAGAATTGGATTGGTGGGTCAAACATTAGCGATGCTGTCTTTATTCCGCCGCATCACACCGATCTGCCCGATTTAATGAGCGATCTGGAGGCATTTTGGCATAACAGTGCGATCACGGTACCGCACCTTATTCGGATTGCTATTAGCCATTATCAGTTCGAGACCATCCACCCTTTTCTGGACGGTAATGGCCGAATTGGTCGGTTGCTGATTACGCTGTATCTCATCAGCCACGGTTTCTTAGCAAAACCGTCCCTCTATTTGTCAGATTTTTTTGAACGCAATCGCACAAACTATTATGACGCGCTAATGCGTGCCCGCACAGCAAACGATCTTCAGCACTGGATCCGCTTCTTCCTAAATGGAGTAGCCGAGACAGCCGCAAAGGCGCGGGATACGTTCCAGCAAATTTTGCAATTGCGCACAGAAGTTGAGCAAAAAATAATGGGACTTGGAGCCAGGTCGGTCAATGCCCAACGTATGCTGCATGTTCTGTACCGCTACCCGGTTATTCGGGCGAGTGCCATCGAGCAAGAGCTAGAGCTATCGCAGCCTACGGTGGGGGGATTACTCCGGAAATTCCAAGACTTGGGGATACTTGAAGAGCTGACAGGCGGGATGCGATACCGACTTTATGCGTTCCGGGAGTACATTCGCCTGTTCTAA
- the smpB gene encoding SsrA-binding protein SmpB — MAGEQLPIKTIATNRKARFEYEILDRIEAGIVLTGTEVKSIRAGHISLQESYATPISEELWLEGCSIQPYEQGNINNHIPTRPRKLLLHRKELRKLIQRAAEKGLTLIPLSVYFKGSNLKVEIGVGRGKKLYDKREATKKREVERNLRRGEE, encoded by the coding sequence ATGGCCGGCGAACAGCTTCCAATAAAGACGATAGCCACCAACCGCAAGGCGCGGTTCGAGTACGAAATCCTTGACAGGATCGAGGCCGGAATTGTGCTGACCGGAACCGAGGTGAAGTCCATTCGTGCCGGGCATATCTCCCTTCAGGAAAGCTACGCCACGCCCATTAGTGAGGAGCTTTGGTTGGAGGGGTGCAGCATCCAGCCGTATGAGCAAGGGAACATCAACAACCACATCCCCACGCGTCCGCGCAAGCTGCTGCTGCACCGCAAGGAGCTGCGGAAACTGATCCAGCGCGCTGCCGAGAAAGGGCTGACGTTGATCCCGTTATCGGTCTATTTCAAAGGAAGCAACCTGAAAGTGGAGATTGGCGTGGGGCGGGGGAAGAAGCTGTACGATAAGCGGGAAGCAACCAAAAAACGGGAGGTGGAGCGGAATCTGCGGCGGGGGGAGGAATGA